Part of the Vitis vinifera cultivar Pinot Noir 40024 chromosome 13, ASM3070453v1 genome is shown below.
GAAAGGAGAACCAACTTTGTAAGTGCCCCTCATATTTCACCTATTTACCACTATGCCACTACCAAAGgagaactgtttttaaaaataaaaattttctaaaataaaaatataaaaaacatatttgataattaaatgtagtgtttttagataatatttttttacttttttttatttattattttcacttatttttgtatgaccatttaaaaaaataattatataaacatgtaaaataattaaaaataaagtactaaatataaaaattatttataaaaatataaaaaacaagttaaaaacattttaaatcttcaaacagatttttattttacaaaaataaaaaaattaaaaaaattgtttttaaaaatcataattattttcgaaaatagttaccaaacatgctccaattttttttctcttcttcttctttctcttgacATCATCCAAAGTCACTATAAattcttaatttataaaatatcaaatcaaacttatttcatatataattatgAACAATTGTATGAATTAGGAGACACATCACTTTAAATTTGTGTAGTCTTTTAttagaatttaattaaaatattttattcttttgacATACTCTATTATATGACATGTACTTATAACAAcaaattcatatataatttttttaataaaatttaaaaaattaattatcatctTTAATACAAGTTGAATATGGAACAATACTTTTCAATACTATATTAAATACTCTCATCCAATCTTAGtacgaaaaaaaaaacgacTCTATACCAAATACCTTCATTTAAtcttattttgatatatataaaataaaataaaataaaattttgatcaaATGTAAGGAATATACGAAGAATATGATTGATATAACAATATTTTAGCAAAGGGATTTGAATTTTCATATGGTGAAAAGAAGAGAGCATTCAAATGAGAGGGTAGGATTAGGAAGGGGTTGGTTAGGGCTGGATAACTTGAGATTTAAAACGTGGATGATTGGGAAGTTGACTTGATGGGGGTGGGGGGAGACTGGAGGATGGTAGTTGAGGTAAAtaaaagggaaaggaaagggCAAGAGTTGGGTGgataaagagaaagaaaagagggccAAAACCCAAAAAGTAAGTAATAAAGGCAAGTAGGTGGATGGTGGGTGGTGTAGTAAAGAGGATGGtgagatggtggtggtggtggtggcggtggtggCAGACTGCAGAGAGTGGAAGAAGAGAGTGACtgaactttttcctttttcccttttttttttttttttttttgggtattatAAATTCCAATGGGGGAAAAGGGTCCCCCATTCTGTGGTTTCTGGCCTCATTAGCTATCTCATTTATTTAGGGTTCATAAATGCAAAGCCCCACCTCTTCACTCAACCTATGCACACTTCCTTTAATTAACCTAAGATTTTACTGCAATGTTGGTGGGAACTtctcttttgttcttttgtacCAACTGAGATCCCTGCACTCATCAATTCCCTCCAATGCCCACACCACTTGCCTTCATTTCATCCAAGGAAGGTGTCACTGTCTTCCATTCAAttctctcttcatttttttccttttttcttttcccaaaaaatgaaaaattctaCCCCTTGAAATgtcacattttcaaaatttttgtgatttgagaaaatattttgatgCTATATAtatcacattttcttttaatcccGTACAAGTGTCTTAATGTCGTAGGACCCCTTGAGCTCAAAACGAACAATATCTAAGCAGATCATCACATATAATATATTTGAGctattttgattaaaatggaaaatatcgATACGAATTGAAGTGAGTTGttacatataatatatttgaGACAGAcgtattttttctttttagttttaataatggaaaaaggaaaaataaaaatatttattcttatgtgattaatattatatttaaaaactacACTTTAAAAATCCCTAAGTCTAGAGtttatatttaagaattttattaaGCATATTATATTTTGCTTGttggttttaatatttaaataactcTTCCAAACATGGTTTTAGACATCATCACAATCTAAAGGTATGTTgcctttttgaattttaaatctaaagtatAAAGGAGAATTATCACCCTAGGGATAGAGGATGGCCCTTCCTGGGaatagattattatttttctttcactttaatTTTAATGTGGTAactttaattattcaatttattttatcaaaacattttattagagaaaaatataataatattttatttttatatttgatttgtcaaattaaatgataaaaataagcataaatgtattattatattaaattttattaaatagaatatgccaaaatatttaaatatgaagatatatttaagatggaaaaaaattataatatttaatttaattacataTCTATGTATTTgttgttataaaaattattatatttaattaatttatatttagtttcaatttatcattaataattattataaaaagaaatgtaaatataaatatttatatttgtttaaatgttttatttgataaaaatttaaaagaatataaatatttaccTGGTTGAAAATTTAAGATCACATGTGTGTATACCTTCCACGTCTTAGTAACATGCAAGTGGTATGGTGGGTTTGGAATGAAGAATTTAGGGTTAGTTGAATGGAAGTTTAATAAGTATTTGATCAAATATGAGTTGATCGATTCATATGAAATCGAACAATTTGTCCGATTCGATGGTTCGACCATTAATTCAAGAGGTTTGATAGCGGTCGAATCTTTGAACAGTTCATTTCACCATACTAAATTGAAGTGGAAAGATCATCGGTCGATGGTCAAATTGATTGCATCGACTAAtctgatttgatttttaaaatattggttGAAAGtactttataaaaatttaagttatttagatgaatgtataaataataagataaaagaaaataaataaataaataaataaaattaagtgtGAATGATGAGAAGAAGATAACCGTATATAGTGAAAAGCATTGACCGACATAATAGAGTTGGCATGTGGCGCTACGATTGAACCTACTCATAGAGTCTTAGGACACATTTTTGTACCGTAAAAAGACCTTTGCTAGAAGCCAATCGCAACACTCTCAAGACTTAGGGGAGTACGCACTGTAAGGACTGATCCCTGATGAGCTTAGATGAGTCCGAGCCTGAGTAGTCTAAAGCCCTGTCACCATTCTTTTGGAGGGGTTGAGCCCGTGAGGGTGAAGGTGGCACGTCCCTTTGTCTTCATGTACGCTGGTGTGTGGCTGACTTTTACACATTTTTGGGAATTCTTCTTCACCAAGGTAATCATCCCTTCTGTATGACAGATTTTAGCTACATGGCCAAGATTTTTTCTCTACCTGTTGCTTTCATTGCCTCCATTCTCCTCTCATTATCTCATCTGGGTTTTTGAATCTGTCTTCAATGCATTTCACTTTCTACATATACAACATGGtaagaaaattttcaccttttttttttccaacaaaacAAACAGATCTATAAATGTTTGTATAACTGCATCCATGCATGGTCTCAAGGGTAATtcaattaggaaaaaaaagtaagaacTTCACCATTTTGCTTTCcaaagttttgaaaagtttgagAATCATTGTAATTTTTAGTATTTGTATGATATCTTGTGTCCAATAagagaaaaagtttttgatattGAATATATATGAACTATTCTTAATCCCGTAAATATAGTAATaaacaagagaaaataaattattaccaCTTGATCcgaaattaagttttttttttttaatatggtttTTGAGGGTTTAGCTCAAACGAGTTtgacatatatttatatataatatgatataaaaacCTCCTTTTCCGGATTTCAACTTTCATGCTTAATTATTCAtaagatttatttattcatatgaTATATATCATTCGGTACTAATCATTAAGAGTTACTTTTAACATATATTACGAGTCCAAGTCttataaacttaaatttttatcgaaaaattaataatctaaTATGGTATCCGAGGCTCACTCAATTAGAAGTTCATCTTTACTTTCCGAATCCATTGAACCCACCtaaggaaaattggttgtcaaACAATAGCATTGATGTAACTTTAGACTCCAAAAGTCAAGTCATGTGAAGGAGCTTTCAATGAAGAATGGTGGGAATTACCGGACTGAGGCTGAGAGCTCAGGGTAGGAACCCCCCAAAAAGGACTGAGCTACGGCCACAAGGTGGTAGAAGCAAGAGCCAAAAGGTTGGGTGAGGTCAGAGGGCTTtatgagatagtttcacattcCAAAGCTGCATGAGCATTCTCTTATCCCCATGTGAATGGGGAAtagattcaaataaaaaaacaaaagcaaagagTGGAGGATAATAAATCCAGAGAGTAAAACGACAGTGGGCTCATGggtcattttctttctctccattCTCCTCTGCATGGAATGAAAATTCTGAAAAGGTCAAAAGAGAATTGGAAATGGTGAAGATGGTAGGTGgccttttgtggggaaaattCATCATGTTTTCAGCTTGATGGAATGTTTGGTTGCAGGTTGACACTGCCTCATTCCCCATCATCTGCTTCACCCAAAAAGGGCAAAGGAGAAAATAGAGGTCAATTTGGTTacgttttctttttgtttttaaaaattattttctattccattttatttttaaaaatagtttcaaacaaGCCTATTTGAAAACcgttttttataatagttttatgttctacagaacaaaaaacacaaaaaaaatatattggcaactaaaaaccattttttattttctattcttaaaagtaaaaaataagttgtttttaaaaaacattttttaattattttatattgttttcacttgttttttttgaatagatttttgttatataaaaataaacaattttcaaaaactatttttcaaaattattttttaccacCTAGACCTAAATAGtgttgaaaaaatttattttttaaaaaaatgtgccatttaacacaaaaaaaaatgttcctaattgaaaaccatttttaaaaaaaaatatttcaatacttttttttttaatgttaccTCAATAGGTTTTAGGGGTTGTTTGaccatgttttctaaaacaattcttagttacttttaaaaacaaaattttatttaaaaaactaaatataaaaaatggttttcttcacttattttaagtttttaaagtatttttatatatttaattattgctaaaaaaaatcagaaatgataattgaaaataccttaaatttatttttaaaatatatataaaaatatttttaatagaaaaaaattgtttcctataaaaaatttatcaaacatgtttccAAATTAGAAAACGGTTTAAGAGTTTCTAAAGAGGCCCCTGGACTTCCAGGCCAATCAGAAAACTTAGCAAATGGGCCTTTGGGCCTGGGCTTTCATGTATTTTTGGTAATGCCCATTTCCACAGcccaaataaatattatggGCAATGTTATTAGGGTTGCAGATAACGGGCTCCACCATCGGTGGCCCATAGAAACCCTGTATAAGGCGGCACTGTCCGAAACTGAACGACATTTTCGGAAGAAATCGGAGAGAAAAATGGCCACTGGCGACGCCGCTGCCAACGTCGTTCTCCGCAGAAAGCAAAGCATAGTGTCTTCTCTCTGCAAGCACCTCTCCTTGGATCCTGTAAGTTTCTGTTTGTTTCCTCTGAAAATTTTCCCAAACGTCCAATCTTTCTCATTTCTGCTGCAATTGCGGTTCTCCATTTGCTGCTCGAATCGGTTCTCATCACTGAATTTCATGCAATTTCTCACGCCTATCTATCGTTGTTGTTGAGTTGGAATTTCACGAGCTAGACTGACGAGTAGTTTGAATTTCTGGTCAGCTATATTATGCTGCAGttgtaaattttcttttgttgttagTGAGTATTGTTGCGATGTTTTGGAGTGGATGCGTGTGAATTGATTAGCTAGAAGTCGTGGATAATTGTCTAATGTATTGGATTCTGGGAATAGTTATGTGCTTTGAAGTGATCTGGTACCCTTGTTTGGGCAAAAAATTTATCGAGATTGTAATATCTATGCCATTTTTCCACACTTATAAGCTTGGAAGAAAATGCGTTTCTCTTGCACCTTgtgaatttttaaattcttcatttcgttactgagaaaaaaaaaaggtaagaaatgaattatttcatatttaacaaccaaaaggaaaaacacTACTAGCACAGTAGAGAaaagatttgtttttttcttcttttgttttactatttttcttctCAACCAAATTGAGGCCTAAGCCTTCATTTGGACCAAAGAAAGTGTGAATGGAAAGACAAGAGCAAGGaaaaaggaagggaaaaaaagtgaagaaaaataaaggaaaagtaaGTTTTTAGCTCATTAGATATTTTCTCCAATGCATAagttcttaaataattttcttatttttcatttttcattcttgTTTCCATGGCAAATGAAACAGTAGGATTTGAGAgtccttccttttcttttccttttttcccttttcctatCACTTTTCAACGTTCAAACaagtattaatatttatatagtatgattattttctaataaaatgtGCACTTGAATTGTGTCTATtggaaaacaaaggaaaaaaagactTGAATTGTGAGTCGGCGTTTGTACAGGGCTTCTTGACTATGATGTTTATGGCTCCACTTCTGAACAAGTGGATTCCCCATTTTTTCAGGCATTGTGTGCGAGTCCATTTGAACTTGCATGAATTGTTAATTCAGGAAAGTGATTTAACAGTTTAACTTGTGTTAGTGGTTTCTTCatgtttgaattatttaatttatgttgATTTGCAATTTTGCTTAGGACTGGTAATCTGTTTGATCACTGTACTGTTATTATGACAATTCTATAGCTGAATCCTATAATTTATTTGTGCAGAAAATTTTCTTGGATAGCATTGTGGAAAATGATATTAAGAGTTTGTGTGCAAATATATTGAAGTCATCAGGAAGGGCTCCCAAAAACAGTGATGAGGTAAAGTTGGGTTGGTTCAGTGATGGGCATTTCTATTAGTCTTTATGCATAAGCATTTTCCCTTGTAGCTACTGTAATATTAAAGTTACTAAAAAGAATTCatattgtccttttttttttttttttggtacctACTTGGATTAGCTTATTTTCTTGTCAATTTCTAGTTAAACATCGTATCCATGGGATGAAATCATCTCACAGAACCTCTGTAGTTTTAGTTTTGGTAGCCTCTCATGAAGGATTTAGATTTTATCCATAATCTCAGATTTTGACTTTTGATTGTAGGTGTCCAAGTGGATATCTTTTGCAGAGAGTTATCCTGTAGATTCTAAGGCATGCTTTGGGGCCCTCCATGTTATAAATGAGGAATTGGCTGAAAAGTCAGTTCTCATGGGTGATGGATTGAAACCCTCCGAAGCTGAtgttattgttttttctttgctacATCCATTTGTGGTATGCATTCTCTATCTTTTGTTACCAATCATTTTTCACATTGACCATTCATGTgtcttatttttttgaaaattgagatcTTCATGTTTCTTGCGCTGTACTGGGATCCTTTTAACACCACAACAAGTGGTGGACCAACTGACATTCTATTATCATTCAGTTCTCTAAGTTTTTACAAGGGTTTACTCTGAAATAttaagtatatgaaaacatattAATTTGCATTTCTTTCTCTAAGATTGAGTTTGAGGAGGATGTTATGGTTAGGCTTATTTGTAACATAAATCTTTTTAAAGAGCTAAGGATTCAAAAGGAGAAAACTGCCACtgttttttattaagaaaattaagttTAGATGCATGCAAAGTACTTGACATTCTAATGACTTCGGGCTGGTTTTATGTTTCCAGATTGGTCTTCCAAATACAGAGCGGCAAAAGTTGCCACATTTGGTGAGATGGATGGAGTACATCCAGGTGGGAACACCCtgtttggttttttcttttttaaactcattaacatGTGTAGTAATgttctgcaaaaaaaaaaaaaaaaagtgtctgGACATGCTATCATAAGGTGAAATGCAGTAAGTTGGCAATAAATAGTTGCTTTGAACTTTTGAAGGTTTAAGAGTTGTTTATATGGTATCCTTGGGCACCAGTTGTCTCATTCTGAAAAGATATATTATTGTGATCAGTTCCATTTTTTGCAGTTAATGCACTAATCTGAAATATTGGTTTCAGTGCCACCTTCTAACTAATCTACATTTAATAGTTaatgttttatgatttttaagcCTGTCTTCATTCTGAAGACTGCAGGTTTTGTCTAGAGGTTTTAGCTTACACTTCTTTATGTTCTTGGACCAAGTCTTGTTCCAAGCATTTTTTTTACGGTAGATATCACTTATCCCTATCATGCTAAGATGATGAGAGCACATTTAATGAATGTTGGGCATATGTTGCCACCAAATTAGCAGTTCCTTGTGTCAACTATGCAGGCTTCCTTCAGGAACCTAGCTTCCTTTTACTAGTGTTCTGATCTTCAATTTAGTCATGGTTACCAGTTATTATTGTGCCTGTTTCCATTGAGATTTTAATGAATCAGTGCTTTTAAacattttgtaatttatttttgcagagcaaggagaattttggagaGTTATTTCCAAAGATTTTGTTAGAGAATGATGTAATTGAGCTTCCAGTGAGTATCTTTAACCTACAACTGCTGCTGCTTTGTTGGTGACCCATATTCTATGAACTGTTGAAGAGTTGTTCAGTATTGTTAGATTTTTGCATCCTTGTTCAATTGGCATTTAGATTGTACCATTTCAAGTGCTTCTTTTGTGGTCTTTACATTGCTGTTAGGATAAGGGAATGAAAGGTTGAGGATGGTTCAAATAGAAAGGAAGAGTTTGTATTCACTTCTGTGGATGTCATATTATACTGGTTAAACACAGATTCTGCTAGAATGTTTAAGTGCAAGGTTGCAGAAGCTTTCTTTATAGCCATAAAGGTATATTCATGTGCTGCTAACATTGGCCCTGGTGTTGCATATCACATTAGAACACTTGCTTCTGTGCTTGAGTTAGAATGGGCTTAATATGGGTGACCTCTTTCATTTGCTGCAACTTTAATTCCCCTCTTTTGTGGAGTTTCTTGTTTGCAGAAATCATCCACCTCCTACTATAACGTGTTAGAGgatacatttttaatattctttccTTCACTTTGTTGCAGAAACCAAAAATTGTAGTTAAGTTGGAGGCAGATCCAAATGCAAAAAAGACTGTGCAGAGCACAAAAAATGCAGATAATACAGAAGCAAACCCAAATTCAAAGAAGAGTGATGTTGTGGTaaattcttttccctttttatttttttttgtgtgtggtGGTGTTGgttattttcaattcaaaatcTTGATATTATGCACTCCATTTTCTAGGCAGTAGcattcattttccttaacaGCTTGGGATTTAGGTGGAGGTATCCTTTCTTTAACAACAGCCCTGTGGACAAAGTATTgccataacttttttttattagataatAAGAGAATTTTTTCTGAGAagataatttacaaaataactgGTTCAGAACTTGGGGCTGTACAAAGATCCAAGGTTCTTAGAAGCACTTTGTAGAAGCAGGTACAGAAGCTGGAGCAGGAAAATGCTTGTCCTAAAGTGGTTTAGAGATAAGGGCCATTAGGATGTTTAGTTAGTAAGTTACCAACAGATACATTTCCTATGGTGTTTCCATATATTATCATATATAAGACAATAGACTTTgtgtatatataaatacatgCAACTCTGTTAGATATGCATTGATTTCATCAAAAAATgtagtttatattttttctatttctttgtttcaagtgatttttcatttttcatttcaacaatTGTCACCATTTACCTACCCAACAAGTGTAGGGGCACAATGCAGAGGATTTGTCAGAGCCCACCAGTTTAACTTTTAAGGTTTATAAGGATACTGGGATATTGATCTTCAATGTCAAACACGAAGATTCAATAACTTCACTCTTCCCCCTATTGATcaattatttaacatttttctgttgcctatcaaaaaaaaaaaaaaacttacctcCATTGACCCAAGTCCCTCTTACAGTAATTCAagtaaaaaaccaaataaatgtAAATGCTGCATGTGAGGTCAAAGACACATGTTTATTAAGTAATGGTAGTCAACTAGAACAATGATGTGGCTTTGTTAGCATTTACTTCAATAAATGGTATTAGTAAGATTTAAGTCTCGGtttgaaatttgagaaatttttatTGTTGCCCTGAgctctaaatttttttccacTGTGATATTCCTGCACAATGACATTGCTCTTTTGTTCTTTTGGAACTTTAAGAAAAAAGTAACAGGAAATAATGCTGCTGCTGAGCAGAAGAAGAAATTACCTGAAAAAGAAGCAGTTGAGAAAGATAAAGAAGTCAGCATCAGTTTGCTCAATATACAGGTTGGACTTATTCGGAAAGCATGGAAGCATCCATCTGCAGATAGGTGTGCTGTaatctcttctctttctcttcctttcggttttcatttttcctttttccttctcaAATTTATATTGCCTACAACCTGAGGTACCTCAAGCCTATAGGTTCTAAACTGTCTGAATGCCAATCTAATGGTTTAGGATTTAATATGATAGCTACTCCTTCTATTCAGTCACAACATTTCGTTTATTTTGATCTATGATGCAGTTTACTGGTTGAAGAGATAGATGTTGGAGATGCAAAATTACGGCAGGTGGTCAGTGGCCTTGCAAAGTATTGTAGTCCAGAGGAGTTGACGGTATGTATAATACTAGAGTTGGTTAGGGAAAGTTCCTGcacttgatttttctttgttcttttcaaggttttcttattattttctgaTGTTTATTTCTAAAATGGGTCTTTTTGATGTTGGTTCCTGATGTTTAGAACCGTCGTGTTGTGCTAATCACAAATGTTAAACCTGGAAAGCTACGAGATGTGATGTCAGAAGGACTGGTAATCATTTTTCCCTTGTATTATGGTTGTCAGACTTTGCTCATGTGTCTGCTTTATCAGTCAAATAAAGATGCATGTCATGTCCAGTTTAGTTATGAAAATATTGCAAAACTACAAATGGTTACAATCAAAGCCTCGTTCATTGGTTGTAAGAGATTCCCAACTTTTGCTTAGCCATGTAAAACAGTATATATAACAGAAAGTacactttttttatttcatcaaaatcatATGCCTTGTAAGTTGAAATGCTACCTACCTCCGTAAGGGGATGAGATATTCATCCCCTTCCCTGTGCATTCAGAAATTCAAACAAGACATGCTTTCTAACTTTTTAGGAATTGGCTAGTATGAGATCTTACATTGGTTAGGGAAAGAAGTTTCCTACACTTTATATGTAGTAAGCTTTTTTGAACTGTGTAGATTCATTCCTAAGCCGTGTGGGTGTTAGACCTAAGacaacaatatctacatgggaGGGAGCATGTCATTACAAATGGTGCTGGAGTCAGGTCCCTGATTTGATATAGAAGCCTGAGTGAGTGTTTTGACTTGTCCCTTGTGCCTGCACAGTGAGAAAAGAGGGAGAGAGGAGGAGCAAAGCATATCTCATGTTAAACAAATGACGTGGGCTGAAATTATTGCCAGCATTTAGGCTATTAATCATGACCTGACTTGCTTTCTTCCGACCTACATAAATATAGGGAAAAAGGAGTAGGTCAGTTTCATATACATTTTCATCATGTTTTCACATTCCACATGTGGTAATGATGATAGACTGCCATTTGATTATTATAAATGTTGTATATTAGGTTTACCATACTATTATATAGAACTTTGGAATTCCTTTATATGTCAAAACACTGATAATCAGTTCACAGAATATTTATGGACATAGTAGATTACTTTTCCAAATCAAAGGCCTTTTCATGTATACCCTGGAAGACATCTTTGGTTGGTGGAGTTCCAGTTGAATTTTCTCACGACGCttcaggaaaagaaaatagtccAGAGTGCAACATTTTTATCAGATACATGGCCTCATTGGGCCTCCTGGGGAGAATATTACCTAATCTATTGGTGAATGTCTTTGTATTGAACTATCCTGGTCTTCAGATGGAAAAGGAATACAATTTGATATCTGTCTGAAACTAGGATTAGGAAGAATGCAGAACTTGAGTCACAGTTATGACTTAAGGCCTAGGGGATTGAAGGCTCTCCTGCAAGATTTCCAATGCCTAAAAAGTGGATGAGTTTGCCAGTTGAATGTATAACATATGGATCCCATATGTCAGTGGAGTGATCAGATGAACCCCCTAGAGCAGATAGAAGTGTGCTTGCCTGAACCTCTTTGCTAGTAGCTGCAGACATATTTATTATTGTCCTTCTATGGGACTGGttgcttgattttctttataAGATTTCTGAAGCAATCTGTACTCTAGAAGTCTGTaaataaacatgtttttttgatCGATGAATTCTGTAAATAAACATCCAAAGCATCCTCATCTATTCTTCTTCTATATTTCACCCTTCTCACCTTAACAATTCCCTTAAAAGGGGGTCATAACCATGAAAATCAAAGAGCTAAGGTTTCTGCAGCAATATCTTTTACTGAAGCTAACTTGTTAACTTATCAATTCAAACAAGAAGAGGTTATTCTGTTTCTGATTCCCTTTCTCTAGGTGCTATGTGCTTCCAATGAAGATCACACTGGTGTAGAGCCTTTGCTCCCTCCAGAAGGTGCCAAAATTGGGGAACGTGTTTCATTTTCTGGGTAAGCATGCTAAAATTACTAAAAACTAACTTACATCCATTGCCTGAATGCTTTGCATGCAGTTGTTGTAAAATTTTGGAAGGAGTACCAATATGATAAGGGCTCGTTCGGTACTATTTCTATGGCAGCATATTTATACAAACTCTCTGCATCATTTAACATTACTAGGAAGATTTTTTCTTGGTTGAGCTTTCCGTTTTGTTTATAACTTCCTTGTGCTGGAAATGACTAATTTATTGA
Proteins encoded:
- the LOC100251895 gene encoding uncharacterized protein LOC100251895 isoform X2, producing the protein MGNVIRVADNGLHHRWPIETLYKAALSETERHFRKKSERKMATGDAAANVVLRRKQSIVSSLCKHLSLDPKIFLDSIVENDIKSLCANILKSSGRAPKNSDEVSKWISFAESYPVDSKACFGALHVINEELAEKSVLMGDGLKPSEADVIVFSLLHPFVIGLPNTERQKLPHLVRWMEYIQSKENFGELFPKILLENDVIELPKPKIVVKLEADPNAKKTVQSTKNADNTEANPNSKKSDVKKVTGNNAAAEQKKKLPEKEAVEKDKEVSISLLNIQVGLIRKAWKHPSADSLLVEEIDVGDAKLRQVVSGLAKYCSPEELTNRRVVLITNVKPGKLRDVMSEGLVLCASNEDHTGVEPLLPPEGAKIGERVSFSGNEGKPEDVLNPKKKQLEKITPHLFTDDKGVATFKGIPFMTSGGPCTCSIPKASIK
- the LOC100251895 gene encoding uncharacterized protein LOC100251895 isoform X1, with the protein product MGNVIRVADNGLHHRWPIETLYKAALSETERHFRKKSERKMATGDAAANVVLRRKQSIVSSLCKHLSLDPKIFLDSIVENDIKSLCANILKSSGRAPKNSDEVSKWISFAESYPVDSKACFGALHVINEELAEKSVLMGDGLKPSEADVIVFSLLHPFVIGLPNTERQKLPHLVRWMEYIQSKENFGELFPKILLENDVIELPKPKIVVKLEADPNAKKTVQSTKNADNTEANPNSKKSDVVKKVTGNNAAAEQKKKLPEKEAVEKDKEVSISLLNIQVGLIRKAWKHPSADSLLVEEIDVGDAKLRQVVSGLAKYCSPEELTNRRVVLITNVKPGKLRDVMSEGLVLCASNEDHTGVEPLLPPEGAKIGERVSFSGNEGKPEDVLNPKKKQLEKITPHLFTDDKGVATFKGIPFMTSGGPCTCSIPKASIK